From the genome of Mycobacterium dioxanotrophicus, one region includes:
- a CDS encoding helix-turn-helix domain-containing protein: MEKPPPDTTIADNVRAELARRQVSNSALAELLGLSLSAVSRRTRGETPFRDWELKAIADHLGVPVATLFKKRYPGMRVGLYRTE; this comes from the coding sequence ATGGAGAAGCCACCACCTGACACCACGATAGCCGATAACGTACGCGCTGAGCTTGCGCGGCGGCAGGTCAGCAACAGCGCTCTCGCCGAGCTGCTGGGCTTGTCGCTCTCCGCTGTGTCACGGCGCACCAGGGGTGAAACACCGTTCCGCGACTGGGAACTGAAAGCGATTGCCGATCATCTCGGCGTGCCGGTAGCAACACTGTTCAAAAAGAGATACCCCGGGATGAGAGTTGGCCTATACCGTACAGAATGA
- a CDS encoding helix-turn-helix transcriptional regulator produces the protein MDNRAEVREFLTSRRAKLSPADVGLPDAGQRRVPGLRRGEVATLAGVSIEYYAKLERGAIAGASSSVLEAIAQALRLDDTERAHLFDLARTADGIPTSGRSRRRASKPVASRPSLHWALEAITDGIAFVRNPQQDLLATNALGRVFYSPLIGDGGRTPNLARFQFLDPAARDFYPDWDLFAHMCVSIMRAEAGRDPHDRGLQDLVGELSTQSETFRRLWGAHDVRTHGAGTKRFHHPEVGELTLAYEELAITAEPGHVLIVYTAEPGSPSAEKLRLLASLAASLR, from the coding sequence GTGGACAACAGGGCCGAGGTACGCGAGTTCCTGACCTCACGCCGAGCGAAACTCTCCCCCGCCGATGTCGGCCTGCCCGACGCCGGGCAGCGGCGGGTACCCGGGCTGCGCCGCGGTGAGGTCGCCACCCTGGCCGGGGTCAGCATCGAGTACTACGCCAAGCTCGAACGCGGCGCCATCGCCGGCGCGTCGTCCTCGGTCCTGGAGGCGATCGCCCAAGCCCTACGGCTCGATGACACCGAACGCGCCCACCTGTTCGACCTCGCCCGCACCGCCGACGGCATCCCCACCTCCGGCCGGTCACGGCGCCGGGCAAGCAAGCCGGTCGCGTCCCGACCCAGCCTGCACTGGGCGCTGGAAGCGATCACCGACGGCATCGCGTTCGTCCGCAACCCGCAGCAGGATCTGTTGGCCACCAACGCCCTTGGCCGCGTCTTCTACTCCCCGCTCATCGGCGACGGAGGTCGAACCCCCAACTTGGCGCGCTTCCAGTTCCTCGACCCGGCAGCCCGGGACTTCTACCCCGACTGGGATCTGTTCGCGCACATGTGCGTGTCGATCATGCGCGCCGAAGCCGGACGCGATCCCCATGACCGCGGTCTGCAGGATCTCGTCGGCGAACTGTCCACTCAGAGTGAGACGTTCCGCCGGCTCTGGGGTGCCCACGACGTACGGACCCACGGCGCCGGAACGAAACGGTTCCACCACCCCGAGGTGGGCGAACTGACTCTGGCCTACGAGGAGCTGGCCATCACCGCCGAGCCGGGCCATGTGCTCATCGTCTACACCGCCGAACCCGGGTCCCCCTCAGCGGAGAAGCTGCGGCTGCTGGCGTCGCTCGCTGCCTCGCTCAGGTGA
- a CDS encoding cupin domain-containing protein, which yields MKDTDFDQIFPLGEPNDAYAQYFIGQSYLASLASGSVPVSNVSFEPGCRNNWHIHHGTGVGGDQILLCTAGSGWYQADGADPVSLEPGTVIRVPAGTKHWHGAKADSWFSHVAFITPGEDVSNEWLEPVTDEAYGRLPKTGENA from the coding sequence ATGAAAGACACCGATTTCGACCAGATCTTCCCGCTCGGGGAGCCCAATGACGCCTACGCCCAGTACTTCATCGGGCAGAGCTACCTGGCTTCACTGGCCTCCGGGAGCGTTCCCGTGAGCAACGTGTCCTTCGAGCCTGGCTGCCGCAACAACTGGCACATCCACCACGGCACCGGAGTCGGTGGTGACCAGATCCTGTTGTGCACGGCGGGCAGCGGCTGGTACCAGGCCGACGGCGCCGACCCCGTCAGCTTGGAGCCGGGAACGGTAATCCGCGTCCCGGCGGGCACGAAGCACTGGCACGGCGCGAAGGCCGACTCGTGGTTCTCCCACGTCGCCTTCATCACCCCCGGCGAAGACGTCAGCAACGAGTGGCTCGAGCCTGTCACCGACGAGGCGTATGGCCGGCTGCCGAAGACTGGAGAGAACGCATGA
- a CDS encoding SDR family NAD(P)-dependent oxidoreductase, whose protein sequence is MNDNRVVIITGAARGIGRATAVAFAKAGYRVAGADIAALASSAMDYAPATPADLARTGELVEEAGGQWLPVVFDQREMSAVREGFAKVVDRFGGVDVVFANAGVQGFAPLLEMSDELWHDQIDINLTGTANVLRVAAPLLIERGGGRIIITSSTQGQHGTLDGSGYSASKWGLFGLMKSAALELGQYGITVNALVPGLINTALTRHEDRYAQIIRSGGNEPTGDVEKDEQTAAAAQRKKLPLGVPWVEPEDVAPLVVFLASEAARMVTGTSFSATAGDSANITA, encoded by the coding sequence ATGAACGACAACCGAGTCGTCATCATCACCGGGGCCGCACGAGGCATCGGCCGGGCGACCGCGGTGGCCTTCGCCAAGGCCGGATACCGGGTCGCCGGTGCCGATATCGCGGCGCTCGCCAGCTCCGCGATGGACTATGCGCCGGCCACGCCCGCGGATCTCGCACGGACCGGGGAACTCGTGGAGGAAGCGGGCGGGCAGTGGCTGCCCGTGGTGTTCGATCAGCGCGAGATGTCCGCCGTGCGTGAAGGATTCGCGAAGGTCGTGGACCGCTTCGGCGGTGTCGACGTGGTGTTCGCCAACGCCGGCGTCCAGGGCTTTGCCCCGCTGCTGGAGATGAGCGACGAGCTTTGGCACGACCAGATCGACATCAATCTCACCGGCACCGCCAACGTCTTGCGGGTCGCCGCGCCGCTGCTGATCGAGCGCGGCGGCGGGCGCATCATCATCACCTCGTCCACTCAGGGCCAGCACGGAACCCTCGACGGCAGTGGATATTCGGCATCGAAGTGGGGGCTGTTCGGGCTGATGAAGTCGGCGGCGTTGGAACTCGGGCAGTACGGGATCACGGTCAACGCGCTGGTTCCCGGGCTCATCAACACCGCGCTCACCCGACATGAGGACCGCTACGCCCAGATCATCCGCAGCGGGGGGAATGAACCTACCGGCGACGTGGAAAAGGACGAGCAGACCGCGGCAGCCGCGCAGCGCAAGAAGCTACCGCTCGGCGTGCCGTGGGTGGAACCCGAGGACGTCGCACCGCTGGTCGTGTTCCTCGCCTCGGAAGCGGCGCGGATGGTCACCGGCACCAGTTTCTCGGCCACCGCAGGAGACAGCGCCAACATCACCGCGTAG
- a CDS encoding aldo/keto reductase produces MSILTETYTLSNGVEIPKLGLGTWFIADDKAAEAVRDAVEIGYRNIDTAQAYGNERGVGEGVRTSGIPREDLFVSTKLAAEIKDYHQAVAAIDGSLEKLGLEYVDLMLIHSPQPWNDFRGGDYAEGNRQAWRALEDAHNAGKLRAIGVSNFEQQDLENILSGGTVTPHVNQLLVHAGNTPTDLLAYCDSRNIRVEAYSPIAHGEIFKNADVAAMAEKYGVSVPQLCIRYTLQLGTVSLPKTANPEHMRANAQVDFVISDEDMTALRNLHARDYGDASVFPVYSGK; encoded by the coding sequence ATGAGCATCCTGACTGAGACCTACACCCTGTCCAACGGCGTCGAGATCCCGAAGCTGGGTCTGGGGACCTGGTTTATCGCCGACGACAAGGCCGCCGAGGCGGTGCGGGACGCCGTTGAGATCGGCTACCGCAACATCGATACCGCCCAGGCTTATGGCAACGAACGCGGCGTCGGCGAGGGCGTCCGCACCTCGGGCATCCCGCGGGAGGACCTGTTCGTTTCGACGAAACTGGCCGCCGAGATCAAGGACTACCACCAGGCCGTCGCCGCGATCGACGGGTCGCTGGAGAAGCTCGGGCTCGAGTACGTCGACCTGATGCTCATCCACAGCCCGCAGCCGTGGAACGACTTCCGTGGCGGGGACTACGCCGAGGGCAACCGCCAGGCCTGGCGCGCGCTCGAGGATGCCCACAATGCGGGCAAACTCCGCGCGATCGGAGTATCGAACTTCGAGCAACAGGACCTGGAGAACATTCTGTCCGGCGGCACCGTCACGCCTCACGTGAACCAGCTGCTCGTGCACGCGGGTAACACCCCGACCGACCTCCTGGCGTACTGCGACAGCAGGAATATCCGCGTCGAGGCGTATTCGCCGATCGCACACGGGGAGATCTTCAAGAATGCCGACGTCGCAGCGATGGCCGAGAAGTACGGCGTGAGCGTGCCGCAGCTGTGCATCCGCTACACGCTGCAGCTGGGCACCGTGTCGTTGCCGAAGACCGCCAATCCCGAGCACATGCGCGCCAACGCGCAGGTCGACTTTGTCATCTCAGATGAGGACATGACCGCACTGCGCAATCTGCACGCCCGGGACTACGGCGACGCCAGCGTGTTCCCCGTCTACAGCGGCAAGTAG
- a CDS encoding benzoate/H(+) symporter BenE family transporter → MRTEVRMEQDVSKAVPISAGVVCALVGFTSSFAVVLAGLRAAGANPAQAASGLVAVSLAMGAASMLLSSRFRMPITSAWSTPGAALLITTGAVAGGWPAAVGAFALTAVLLLATGLWPALARLVTRIPNPIAQAMLAGVLLPLCVAPVTALAHNPGAIAPVLVVWLIVVALRPRWAVPAAFGAALVVIAVNLVRSHSLPAATAWIPHLQITAPSLTLQALTGIALPLYIVTMAAQNIPGVAVMAGFGYHVPWRPALTVTGIGSLLATPFGGHAVNLAAISAALAAAPDADPNPRRRWISGFTTGAVYCGLGLVSTGLTAAVLAAPVGVVQAVAGVALLNAFAGACAGAMSDESARVPAAMTLVVAASGTTVAGIGAAFWALVIGVIAHRLLRPAPEPTPEPSALQR, encoded by the coding sequence ATCAGAACGGAGGTGCGCATGGAACAGGACGTCTCGAAGGCGGTCCCCATCAGCGCGGGGGTGGTGTGTGCGCTGGTCGGCTTCACCTCCTCGTTCGCCGTGGTGCTCGCGGGATTGCGGGCGGCGGGTGCGAATCCCGCGCAGGCGGCCTCGGGTCTGGTCGCGGTCAGTCTGGCGATGGGCGCGGCGTCGATGCTGCTGTCGTCGCGGTTCCGGATGCCGATCACCAGCGCGTGGTCGACGCCCGGCGCGGCGCTGCTGATCACGACCGGCGCGGTGGCCGGCGGGTGGCCCGCCGCCGTCGGCGCGTTCGCGCTCACGGCGGTGTTGCTGTTGGCGACAGGTCTCTGGCCGGCGCTCGCCCGCCTGGTCACCCGCATTCCCAACCCCATCGCACAGGCGATGCTCGCGGGGGTGCTGCTACCGCTGTGCGTCGCCCCGGTTACCGCGCTGGCTCACAATCCGGGTGCGATAGCGCCGGTGCTGGTGGTGTGGCTCATCGTCGTCGCCCTCCGACCCCGCTGGGCGGTACCGGCCGCGTTCGGCGCCGCCCTGGTGGTGATCGCGGTGAACCTGGTCCGGAGCCACAGCCTCCCCGCGGCCACTGCATGGATCCCGCACCTGCAGATCACAGCGCCGAGCCTGACTCTGCAGGCTCTCACCGGCATCGCTCTGCCGCTGTACATCGTGACCATGGCAGCGCAGAACATCCCCGGCGTCGCGGTCATGGCAGGCTTCGGTTACCACGTCCCCTGGCGGCCTGCGCTGACGGTGACCGGCATCGGTTCCCTGCTCGCGACCCCGTTCGGCGGACACGCCGTCAACCTGGCCGCGATCAGCGCCGCGTTGGCAGCCGCACCGGACGCCGACCCGAATCCCCGGCGCCGCTGGATCTCCGGGTTCACGACCGGGGCGGTGTACTGCGGACTCGGCCTGGTCTCCACCGGACTGACCGCGGCTGTGCTCGCGGCGCCCGTCGGTGTCGTGCAGGCCGTCGCCGGTGTGGCGCTGCTCAATGCGTTCGCCGGCGCCTGCGCGGGAGCCATGTCCGACGAGTCGGCGCGAGTCCCCGCTGCGATGACGCTTGTCGTCGCCGCCTCAGGCACGACGGTCGCCGGTATCGGCGCGGCGTTCTGGGCGCTGGTGATCGGCGTGATCGCACACCGATTGCTCAGGCCGGCGCCGGAACCCACTCCCGAACCGTCGGCGCTGCAGCGGTAA
- a CDS encoding alpha/beta hydrolase: MRDVRLSRRGAIQVAGIGAAAAGLLGTAGCSSRDDTDTASPSAGPTSAPATLPSPDASLPAGDTSRGADNFYISDRLDAHAVTFRNQFGQRIAANLFAPKDMNRSSRNPAIVVSHPMGAVKEQSANLYAQKLAEQGFVTLSVDHPYWGSSEGEPRNLVAPDNYAETFNSSVDYLRTLDYADRERIGALGICGSGSWVISAAKIDPRIKAVATVSMYDMGAANRFGLRRAVTPEQRRAMLAQVAQQRDAEFGGAAPEYTSGTVHEITADSTAVEREFYDFYRTSRGAFTPPGATPQTTTHPTLTSNARFLNYFPLEEIETISPRPVMFVAGDRAHSLEFAEDAYRRAAEPKELVLVPGAGHVDLYDRVDLIPFDRLTEFYRRALV; encoded by the coding sequence ATGCGTGACGTACGACTAAGCCGACGCGGTGCGATACAGGTGGCCGGCATCGGCGCGGCGGCGGCTGGCCTGCTAGGAACGGCCGGCTGCTCCTCCCGTGACGACACCGACACGGCTTCGCCGTCCGCCGGCCCCACGTCCGCCCCGGCTACCCTGCCCAGCCCCGACGCCAGCCTCCCCGCGGGGGACACCTCTCGCGGCGCCGACAACTTCTACATCAGCGACCGGTTGGACGCCCACGCCGTGACCTTCCGGAACCAGTTCGGCCAGCGGATCGCGGCAAACCTGTTCGCGCCCAAGGACATGAACCGGTCCAGCCGCAACCCCGCCATCGTGGTGAGCCACCCGATGGGCGCGGTCAAGGAGCAATCGGCCAACCTGTACGCGCAGAAACTGGCCGAGCAGGGCTTCGTCACGCTGTCCGTCGACCACCCCTACTGGGGCTCCAGCGAGGGCGAGCCGCGCAACCTGGTGGCGCCGGACAACTACGCGGAGACCTTCAACTCGAGCGTCGACTACCTGCGCACCCTGGACTACGCCGACCGGGAGCGGATCGGCGCACTCGGGATCTGCGGGAGCGGCAGTTGGGTGATCAGCGCCGCGAAGATCGATCCGCGGATCAAGGCGGTCGCCACTGTGAGCATGTACGACATGGGTGCGGCGAACCGGTTCGGGCTGCGGCGTGCGGTCACACCGGAGCAACGCCGGGCCATGCTGGCTCAGGTCGCGCAGCAGCGCGATGCCGAGTTCGGTGGTGCAGCACCGGAATACACGAGCGGCACCGTGCACGAGATCACGGCCGACTCGACCGCGGTGGAGCGGGAGTTCTACGACTTCTACCGGACCTCGCGGGGGGCGTTCACCCCGCCCGGCGCGACGCCGCAAACCACCACGCACCCCACCCTGACCAGCAATGCCCGGTTCCTGAACTACTTCCCGCTCGAGGAGATAGAGACGATCTCACCGCGGCCGGTGATGTTCGTCGCCGGTGATCGGGCGCATTCGCTGGAGTTCGCCGAGGACGCCTACCGCCGCGCCGCGGAGCCGAAGGAGTTGGTGCTGGTGCCCGGTGCCGGACATGTTGACCTCTACGACCGCGTCGATCTGATCCCGTTCGATCGCCTGACTGAGTTCTACCGCCGCGCGCTGGTGTAA
- a CDS encoding multidrug effflux MFS transporter: protein MDVDTDIERIRMTPTTDQPCDAPSRGPIALSATVLATIVLITAIAPLATDMYVPAFPLVGRDLGASATQVQLTLTTFFVGMALGQLVGGPASDRIGRRMPLLVSLAVLAAASVVCAYSPSIAVMMAARLVQGFSGGWAMVIARSIVVDLTRGAELVRAMNLVAGVGGIAPIVGPLLGGVILQFSHWRVSFWVVAGLSALMLVAVAVGVPETLPAGKRHGGGLSHIVGTTKAVLRQRSFVGYLLVFGSSMGMIFAYVATSAFVLQSMNGLSPMLYSIDFAFNAVGLTIATLAAARLATRVSTRTVVGVGLAASAAAGVVLLIGAIWFHMPLPVALVGFFILMTAQGLVGPNAGALASDAVPEHPGTGSALLGFLQWCMAGVIAPLAGLGGTETAVPMAVIVTMLAVASAASLHVLARCATTQTD, encoded by the coding sequence ATGGATGTCGACACCGACATCGAGAGGATCCGGATGACCCCGACCACCGACCAACCGTGTGACGCGCCCAGTCGCGGGCCGATCGCGTTGAGCGCCACCGTGCTCGCCACCATCGTGTTGATCACGGCGATCGCGCCGCTGGCCACGGACATGTACGTGCCGGCGTTCCCGCTGGTGGGTCGGGATCTGGGTGCGTCGGCCACGCAGGTGCAGCTGACGCTGACGACCTTCTTCGTGGGCATGGCGCTGGGTCAGCTGGTCGGTGGGCCGGCCTCGGACCGGATCGGCCGGCGGATGCCGCTGCTGGTGTCGCTGGCGGTGTTGGCCGCGGCGTCGGTCGTGTGTGCGTACAGTCCGTCGATCGCGGTGATGATGGCGGCACGGTTGGTGCAGGGCTTCAGCGGCGGCTGGGCGATGGTGATCGCCCGGTCGATCGTGGTGGACCTCACCCGCGGCGCCGAGCTGGTGCGGGCGATGAACCTGGTGGCCGGTGTCGGCGGCATCGCGCCGATCGTCGGGCCGCTGTTGGGCGGGGTGATCTTGCAGTTCTCGCACTGGCGGGTGTCGTTCTGGGTGGTGGCGGGCCTGTCCGCGTTGATGCTCGTCGCCGTCGCGGTCGGGGTGCCGGAGACACTGCCCGCCGGCAAGCGGCACGGCGGCGGACTCAGCCACATCGTGGGTACGACCAAAGCGGTACTGCGCCAACGATCTTTCGTCGGTTACCTGTTGGTGTTCGGCTCGTCGATGGGCATGATCTTCGCCTACGTCGCCACCTCCGCATTCGTGCTGCAGTCGATGAACGGACTGTCGCCGATGCTCTACTCGATCGACTTCGCGTTCAACGCAGTCGGTCTCACCATCGCGACCCTCGCGGCGGCGCGCCTGGCCACCCGGGTGTCCACCCGCACGGTCGTCGGTGTGGGTCTGGCCGCCAGCGCCGCCGCAGGCGTCGTGCTGCTGATCGGCGCGATCTGGTTTCATATGCCCCTGCCCGTCGCGCTGGTCGGATTTTTCATCCTCATGACCGCCCAAGGCCTGGTAGGACCCAATGCCGGCGCGCTCGCGTCCGACGCAGTACCCGAGCACCCCGGTACCGGCTCGGCGCTGCTGGGCTTCCTGCAGTGGTGCATGGCCGGCGTCATCGCCCCGCTGGCCGGTCTCGGTGGCACGGAGACGGCGGTGCCGATGGCGGTCATCGTGACGATGCTCGCGGTGGCGTCCGCCGCCTCCCTCCACGTGCTGGCCCGGTGCGCAACCACCCAAACCGACTGA
- a CDS encoding LysR family transcriptional regulator: MDQGPAPSIDALRLLITVADTGSISAAARAELISQPSASARLRNLERRLGLELLDRRTRGAELTPAGRAVTDWARGAVAAMEDLLTGAAAMRADRTARVACSQTIAEYLMPAWLARVRVHTGEPVHLTVANSAGVNTAVLGHDADLGFVEGPTVPAGLTSRVVRSDRLALVAAPGHPLTRRRKPVEATELAALELVIREPGAGTRDTFEHALAKVGLAAHAASVSLGSNAAIKVMVAAGAHAAVLSELAVAAELRDGRLVEIPVTGVDLHRRLRAVWRVSATPRAVMSTLLAIASGRPAGPRKR; the protein is encoded by the coding sequence ATGGATCAGGGGCCGGCGCCGTCAATCGACGCACTGCGATTGCTCATCACGGTTGCCGACACGGGCTCGATCTCGGCGGCCGCCCGCGCCGAACTGATCAGTCAGCCCAGCGCCTCGGCACGGCTGCGCAACCTCGAGCGCCGACTCGGACTCGAGCTGCTCGATCGCCGCACCCGCGGCGCGGAACTGACGCCGGCGGGGCGCGCCGTCACCGACTGGGCCCGTGGCGCGGTGGCCGCGATGGAGGACCTGCTGACCGGCGCCGCGGCGATGCGGGCGGACCGCACAGCCCGCGTCGCTTGCAGCCAGACCATCGCCGAATACCTGATGCCGGCCTGGCTCGCGCGGGTCCGAGTGCACACCGGCGAACCGGTGCACCTGACCGTGGCGAATTCGGCCGGAGTGAACACGGCAGTGCTGGGCCACGACGCCGACCTAGGGTTCGTCGAGGGCCCCACGGTGCCGGCGGGCCTCACCAGTCGGGTGGTCCGGTCCGACCGACTGGCGTTGGTCGCGGCCCCGGGGCATCCGCTCACCCGGCGCCGCAAACCGGTGGAGGCCACCGAATTGGCGGCGCTGGAGCTGGTCATCCGTGAGCCCGGCGCGGGTACCCGCGACACCTTCGAGCACGCCCTGGCGAAGGTGGGGCTGGCAGCGCACGCCGCGTCGGTGAGCCTTGGCAGTAACGCCGCGATCAAGGTAATGGTGGCCGCCGGCGCGCACGCCGCGGTGCTCAGCGAACTGGCGGTGGCAGCGGAACTGCGCGACGGCCGGCTGGTGGAGATTCCGGTGACCGGGGTCGACTTGCATCGACGACTGCGCGCGGTGTGGCGGGTGTCCGCAACGCCGCGTGCGGTGATGTCGACCCTGTTGGCGATCGCCAGCGGTCGCCCAGCCGGGCCTCGCAAACGCTGA
- a CDS encoding helix-turn-helix domain-containing protein, with protein MYAEEVGRRLRELRVERGLSLSELARRAGVGKGSLSEIESGGRNPTVETLYALCEPLDVPLTALVGESPGVHSASGGGMRTVLLSVRHLPRVTVEVFRLEFPEGAEHISPSHGPGVREHLTVVDGKVLAGPVGQESLIEEGATASWLSDRRHRFAAPDGAAEAVVVITTPR; from the coding sequence ATGTATGCCGAAGAGGTCGGTCGCCGGTTGCGGGAGCTACGGGTCGAACGCGGTCTGAGTCTGTCCGAACTCGCCCGCCGGGCGGGAGTCGGCAAGGGGTCGTTGTCCGAGATCGAGTCGGGCGGTCGCAATCCAACGGTCGAGACCCTCTACGCGCTGTGCGAACCGCTCGATGTGCCACTGACCGCGCTGGTCGGCGAGTCCCCGGGTGTGCACTCGGCCTCCGGCGGCGGGATGCGCACGGTGCTGCTGTCGGTGCGGCACCTGCCGCGGGTGACCGTCGAGGTATTCCGCCTGGAGTTCCCCGAGGGGGCCGAGCACATCTCACCGTCGCACGGGCCGGGTGTCCGCGAGCACCTCACGGTGGTCGACGGCAAGGTGCTGGCCGGCCCGGTCGGCCAGGAGAGCCTGATCGAGGAGGGGGCAACGGCGAGTTGGCTGAGCGATCGTCGCCATAGATTCGCGGCCCCGGACGGTGCTGCAGAAGCGGTGGTGGTGATCACCACGCCGCGGTGA
- a CDS encoding carboxymuconolactone decarboxylase family protein — protein sequence MTDDQNTGWTGGQRAFGDFAPGMVHYTDRVLFDEVWERAGLSKRDRSLITVAALTAMGKMDQLQFHLGFARQNGVSDDELKEALLHLAFYSGWPNGMGATAVLKNIIEEV from the coding sequence ATGACGGACGATCAGAACACCGGCTGGACCGGAGGGCAGCGCGCCTTCGGCGACTTCGCACCCGGCATGGTGCACTACACCGACCGCGTGCTGTTCGACGAAGTATGGGAGCGGGCCGGCCTCTCCAAACGGGACCGCAGCCTGATCACCGTCGCGGCGCTGACCGCGATGGGCAAGATGGATCAGCTGCAGTTCCACCTCGGTTTCGCCCGCCAGAACGGGGTCAGCGACGACGAGCTGAAGGAAGCCCTTCTGCACCTCGCGTTCTACTCGGGTTGGCCCAACGGCATGGGCGCCACGGCGGTGCTGAAGAACATCATCGAGGAGGTCTGA
- a CDS encoding aldo/keto reductase — MHTRSLGQGLEVSAIGLGAMGMSQGYGPNPGSRDDMIAVLRSAVDEGVTFFDTAEVYGPYVNEELVGEALAPIRDDVVIATKFGWDIQNGQMTGLDSRPEQIRRVAEASLKRLRVDVIDLFYQHRVDPNVPIEDVAGTVGELIAEGKVRHFGLSEASAATIRRAHAVHPVTAVQSEYSLWTRDPEVEVLPALAELGIGFVPFSPLGKGFLTGTVDASTNFTEGDIRQRVPRFDKDNLAANQKLVDHVKSLAEAKATSAGQIALAWLLAQQPWIVPIPGTRRTERIRENAAATRVALSADERADLDGLARRIGVSGDRYNAQHMAFVNR; from the coding sequence ATGCACACACGATCACTCGGACAGGGCCTGGAGGTTTCCGCGATCGGGCTCGGCGCGATGGGCATGTCCCAGGGCTACGGCCCTAATCCGGGCAGCCGCGACGACATGATCGCGGTGCTGCGCTCCGCTGTCGATGAGGGCGTCACGTTCTTCGACACCGCCGAGGTCTACGGTCCCTACGTCAACGAGGAACTCGTGGGCGAGGCGCTTGCGCCGATCCGCGACGACGTCGTGATCGCGACCAAGTTCGGCTGGGACATCCAGAACGGCCAGATGACCGGGCTGGACAGCCGCCCCGAGCAGATCCGCCGTGTCGCCGAAGCATCGCTGAAGCGGCTGAGGGTCGACGTGATCGACCTGTTCTACCAGCATCGTGTGGACCCGAACGTGCCGATCGAGGATGTCGCGGGCACGGTCGGCGAGCTGATCGCGGAGGGCAAGGTGCGGCACTTCGGTTTGTCCGAGGCCTCGGCCGCGACGATCCGCCGGGCGCACGCCGTCCACCCGGTTACCGCGGTGCAGAGCGAATACTCGCTGTGGACGCGGGATCCCGAGGTGGAGGTGCTGCCGGCCCTGGCCGAGCTGGGTATCGGGTTCGTGCCGTTCAGCCCGTTGGGCAAGGGATTCCTCACGGGCACCGTCGACGCGTCCACGAACTTCACCGAGGGCGACATCCGCCAGCGGGTCCCGAGGTTCGACAAGGACAACCTCGCCGCGAACCAGAAGCTCGTCGACCACGTGAAGAGCCTCGCCGAGGCGAAGGCCACCTCGGCCGGGCAAATCGCCCTGGCGTGGCTGCTGGCCCAGCAGCCGTGGATCGTGCCGATTCCCGGGACCCGCCGCACGGAGCGCATCCGGGAGAACGCCGCCGCGACGCGGGTAGCGCTGTCCGCCGACGAGCGCGCCGACCTCGACGGCCTCGCCCGGCGCATCGGGGTCAGCGGCGACCGCTACAACGCCCAGCACATGGCCTTCGTCAACCGATAG